A genome region from Bombus terrestris chromosome 10, iyBomTerr1.2, whole genome shotgun sequence includes the following:
- the LOC100647387 gene encoding arfGAP with SH3 domain, ANK repeat and PH domain-containing protein isoform X9: MPLLQCTKKTLDFDRDGLTKLKKAIKAIHNSGNAHVDNEVYLGRALERLGDAALKEQEPDIGAAFLKFAVVTKELSALMKTLMQNINNIVMFPLDSVLKGDLRGVKGDLKRPFEKAWKDYEAKYAKIEKEKKQHAKEAGLIRTEVTPAEIADEMEKERRLFQLQMCEYLIKVNEIKTKKGIELLQHLVEYYHAQTNYFQDGLKTIEHFGSYVADLSVKLQKIRQTQDEERRRLTELRNLLRSSGCDKELNVNANAGYSLHQLQGDKQHGVTRSGHLLKKSEGKMRRVWQKRRCAVQAEGYLDICHADENKPPTRVNLLTCQIKLVPDDKRGFDLISYNRTYHFQAEDEADQRAWMSVLVNCKERALLRAFDASGKAEAGTGNPSLVELQQAVIRCVMRLPGNDQCCDCSSQNDATWLSTNFGIIVCIECSGIHRDLGVHISRIQSLTLDNVGTAQLLLARHMTNQAFNEVMEATLHHNHKPTPTSTMEERYEFIRAKYVDKRYVMNTCADERDLLSDLEHAVNNRDLQQLLQVYAENVDLAAPLPTSDLGETALHLAILREMGNSLHIIDFLVQNMSTGGIDRTTIDGETALHLCARHDRAEAMKLLLRAGADPTHRNKQDKTPLDIAQEMGHHTCKELLSHALQRQKTLFDNVNIDWNLSHDEGSTDLSDDETIIEDRNGCLTPEKKSRSRPPSYVGGGGSGGGTGSGDSPVTLRSRSSTCDSLQSGSSPSSSTNRQQMPPPPPPQSRKPVVVPAPMAPDISVNIHGSLKKRVAPPPPPAGSTGGIPSSHYGTLPSSASLAASTHSRTTSEPILAGHSLHTLPHALNTLNSQHHKRSPSGDSSTGHGAFEYSRKLLYELPSSSGADKVNSSTLQRPRNPPPPAPSGINSSRLSNGRSSESLSSMCSDHGLGNPIPPPRKRKDRARLESYAEEPSSLLPNLNLPTSSTLSGLRRCRALYDCEADNEDELSFREGEVIIVTNEQTDDDNWMEGALERAPERRGMFPISFVHMLQD, from the exons ATGCCATTATTACAGTGTACAAAGAAG ACGCTGGACTTCGACAGAGATGGTCTGACGAAGCTGAAGAAAGCGATCAAAGCCATCCATAACTCTGGAAACG CTCATGTCGATAACGAAGTGTACCTTGGAAGGGCTCTGGAAAGGCTCGGCGATGCAGCCTTGAAAGAACAGGAACCGGATATCGGTGCTGCTTTCTTAAAGTTCGCCGTCGTCACGAAGGAATTGAGCGCTCTCATGAAAACTCTG ATGCAGAACATCAACAACATCGTGATGTTTCCCCTGGACTCGGTGCTGAAGGGTGATCTGCGAGGCGTGAAAGGCGACTTGAAAAGGCCGTTCGAAAAGGCGTGGAAAGATTACGAGGCTAAATATGCGAAAATCGAGAAGGAAAAGAAGCAGCACGCGAAAGAGGCTGGCCTCATTCGAACGGAAGTGACGCCGGCCGAGATCGCCGACGAGATGGAGAAGGAGAGAAGATTGTTTCAATTGCAAATGTGCGAG TATCTTATAAAAGTGAACGAGATCAAAACGAAGAAAGGGATTGAACTGCTTCAGCATCTAGTCGAATATTATCATGCACAAACAAA TTACTTTCAAGACGGCCTAAAAACCATCGAACACTTTGGCTCGTACGTGGCGGACCTGAGCGTGAAATTGCAAAAGATCAGGCAGACGCAAGACGAGGAGAGAAGGCGACTAACAGAACTGAGGAATCTGCTTAGAAGTTCAGGTTGCGACAAAGAG TTAAATGTAAACGCAAATGCAGGATATTCGCTTCACCAGCTGCAAGGAGATAAGCAACACGGCGTTACCAGGTCCGGGCATCTTCTAAAGAAAAGCGAAGGAAAAATGAGGAGAGTTTGGCAAAAGAGACGTTGCGCGGTTCAAGCCGAAGGCTATCTAGATATCTGTCACGCGGACGAGAATAAACCACCAACGAGAGTGAATTTATTAACATGTCAAATCAAGCTAGTACCGGATGACAAACGGGGTTTCGATCTCATTAGTT ACAACAGGACGTATCACTTTCAAGCGGAAGATGAAGCAGACCAGAGAGCGTGGATGTCCGTTTTGGTAAACTGCAAGGAACGTGCCCTGCTTCGAGCATTCGACGCCAGTGGCAAGGCAGAGGCTGGCACAGGAAATCCAAGTTTAGTCGAACTTCAACAGGCTGTAATACGATGTGTCATGAGGTTACCTGGAAACGATCAATGCTGCGACTGTTCATCGCAAAATG ATGCTACATGGCTCTCTACAAATTTTGGCATAATCGTATGCATAGAATGTAGTGGAATTCACCGGGACTTAGGAGTGCACATATCCAGAATACAGTCCTTAACGTTAGATAACGTTGGTACTGCTCAGTTACTTCTTGCACGGCACATGACCAATCAGGCGTTTAACGAAGTGATGGAGGCTACATTGCATCATAATCACAAGCCAACGCCAACTTCAACGAT GGAAGAAAGATACGAATTTATAAGAGCCAAGTATGTGGATAAGAGATACGTAATGAACACTTGCGCAGATGAACGAGATCTTCTTTCTGATTTGGAACACGCTGTTAATAATCGCGACCTGCAACAACTTTTACAAGTCTATGCTGAAAATGTGGATTTAGCAGCACCCTTGCCTACCTCG GATCTGGGCGAGACGGCTTTACATTTAGCGATTCTACGCGAAATGGGAAACAGTTTGCATATTATAGATTTCCTAGTGCAGAACATGTCGACGGGTGGTATAGATAGGACTACGATCGACGGAGAAACAGCGTTACATCTTTGTGCACGACACGACAGAGCAGAGGCAATGAAGCTGTTACTACGGGCAGGCGCTGATCCAACACACCGAAATAAACAGGATAAAACCCCGCTTGACATTGCTCAGGAAATGGGACACCACACATGTAAAGAACTG TTGAGTCATGCTCTACAAAGACAGAAAACATTGTTTGATAATGTTAACATCGATTGGAATCTTTCGCACGACGAAGGATCTACTGATCTTTCTGACGATGAAACGATAATAGAAGACAGG AATGGCTGTCTAACACCTGAAAAGAAGTCTCGCAGTAGGCCGCCTTCTTACGTaggtggtggtggtagtggtggtggtaCCGGATCGGGAGATTCACCAGTGACTTTACGTAGTCGAAGTAGCACTTGCGACAGCCTGCAAAGCGGTTCTTCCCCAAGTTCCTCGACGAATAGGCAACAAATGcccccaccaccaccacctcAATCGAGGAAACCTGTTGTTG TACCTGCTCCCATGGCTCCAGATATTTCGGTCAATATTCATGGATCACTGAAGAAGCGTGTAGCGCCGCCGCCACCACCGGCCGGAAGTACAGGTGGTATACCTTCCTCTCATTACGGTACACTACCTTCGTCCGCGTCTTTAGCAGCGTCAACGCATAGCCGTACAACGAGCGAACCGATCTTAGCTGGGCATTCTTTACATACTCTACCACATGCGTTAAATACATTAAACAGTCAGCATCATAAAAGATCGCCCAGTGGAGATTCTTCAACGGGACACGGTGCGTTTGAATATTCACGCAAACTCCTCTACGAACTGCCGTCTAGTTCGG GTGCGGACAAAGTAAACAGCTCGACGCTCCAGAGGCCGAGGAATCCTCCACCTCCAGCCCCATCCGGTATCAATTCGTCGAGATTGAGCAACGGACGTAGCAGCGAATCGTTAAGCTCTATGTGTTCGGATCATGGTTTGGGTAATCCCATTCCGCCTCCACGCAAG CGAAAGGACCGGGCCAGGCTAGAGAGCTACGCTGAGGAGCCTTCATCTTTGCTCCCAAATCTGAATCTG CCAACTTCGTCGACCCTAAGCGGTCTGCGACGCTGTCGAGCCTTGTACGACTGCGAAGCGGACAACGAGGACGAATTATCGTTCCGTGAAGGCGAGGTGATCATCGTGACGAATGAGCAAACCGACGACGACAACTGGATGGAAGGTGCCCTCGAAAGAGCGCCTGAAAGAAGGGGAATGTTCCCGATCAGTTTCGTGCACATGCTACAAGATTAA
- the LOC100647387 gene encoding arfGAP with SH3 domain, ANK repeat and PH domain-containing protein isoform X1: MPRSSVVRDENFNAMTFFATRVLKRCAIDFRFPVAGSMLRVLTLKDGRGMPTLDFDRDGLTKLKKAIKAIHNSGNAHVDNEVYLGRALERLGDAALKEQEPDIGAAFLKFAVVTKELSALMKTLMQNINNIVMFPLDSVLKGDLRGVKGDLKRPFEKAWKDYEAKYAKIEKEKKQHAKEAGLIRTEVTPAEIADEMEKERRLFQLQMCEYLIKVNEIKTKKGIELLQHLVEYYHAQTNYFQDGLKTIEHFGSYVADLSVKLQKIRQTQDEERRRLTELRNLLRSSGCDKELNVNANAGYSLHQLQGDKQHGVTRSGHLLKKSEGKMRRVWQKRRCAVQAEGYLDICHADENKPPTRVNLLTCQIKLVPDDKRGFDLISYNRTYHFQAEDEADQRAWMSVLVNCKERALLRAFDASGKAEAGTGNPSLVELQQAVIRCVMRLPGNDQCCDCSSQNDATWLSTNFGIIVCIECSGIHRDLGVHISRIQSLTLDNVGTAQLLLARHMTNQAFNEVMEATLHHNHKPTPTSTMEERYEFIRAKYVDKRYVMNTCADERDLLSDLEHAVNNRDLQQLLQVYAENVDLAAPLPTSDLGETALHLAILREMGNSLHIIDFLVQNMSTGGIDRTTIDGETALHLCARHDRAEAMKLLLRAGADPTHRNKQDKTPLDIAQEMGHHTCKELLSHALQRQKTLFDNVNIDWNLSHDEGSTDLSDDETIIEDRNGCLTPEKKSRSRPPSYVGGGGSGGGTGSGDSPVTLRSRSSTCDSLQSGSSPSSSTNRQQMPPPPPPQSRKPVVVPAPMAPDISVNIHGSLKKRVAPPPPPAGSTGGIPSSHYGTLPSSASLAASTHSRTTSEPILAGHSLHTLPHALNTLNSQHHKRSPSGDSSTGHGAFEYSRKLLYELPSSSGADKVNSSTLQRPRNPPPPAPSGINSSRLSNGRSSESLSSMCSDHGLGNPIPPPRKRKDRARLESYAEEPSSLLPNLNLPTSSTLSGLRRCRALYDCEADNEDELSFREGEVIIVTNEQTDDDNWMEGALERAPERRGMFPISFVHMLQD; encoded by the exons ACGCTGGACTTCGACAGAGATGGTCTGACGAAGCTGAAGAAAGCGATCAAAGCCATCCATAACTCTGGAAACG CTCATGTCGATAACGAAGTGTACCTTGGAAGGGCTCTGGAAAGGCTCGGCGATGCAGCCTTGAAAGAACAGGAACCGGATATCGGTGCTGCTTTCTTAAAGTTCGCCGTCGTCACGAAGGAATTGAGCGCTCTCATGAAAACTCTG ATGCAGAACATCAACAACATCGTGATGTTTCCCCTGGACTCGGTGCTGAAGGGTGATCTGCGAGGCGTGAAAGGCGACTTGAAAAGGCCGTTCGAAAAGGCGTGGAAAGATTACGAGGCTAAATATGCGAAAATCGAGAAGGAAAAGAAGCAGCACGCGAAAGAGGCTGGCCTCATTCGAACGGAAGTGACGCCGGCCGAGATCGCCGACGAGATGGAGAAGGAGAGAAGATTGTTTCAATTGCAAATGTGCGAG TATCTTATAAAAGTGAACGAGATCAAAACGAAGAAAGGGATTGAACTGCTTCAGCATCTAGTCGAATATTATCATGCACAAACAAA TTACTTTCAAGACGGCCTAAAAACCATCGAACACTTTGGCTCGTACGTGGCGGACCTGAGCGTGAAATTGCAAAAGATCAGGCAGACGCAAGACGAGGAGAGAAGGCGACTAACAGAACTGAGGAATCTGCTTAGAAGTTCAGGTTGCGACAAAGAG TTAAATGTAAACGCAAATGCAGGATATTCGCTTCACCAGCTGCAAGGAGATAAGCAACACGGCGTTACCAGGTCCGGGCATCTTCTAAAGAAAAGCGAAGGAAAAATGAGGAGAGTTTGGCAAAAGAGACGTTGCGCGGTTCAAGCCGAAGGCTATCTAGATATCTGTCACGCGGACGAGAATAAACCACCAACGAGAGTGAATTTATTAACATGTCAAATCAAGCTAGTACCGGATGACAAACGGGGTTTCGATCTCATTAGTT ACAACAGGACGTATCACTTTCAAGCGGAAGATGAAGCAGACCAGAGAGCGTGGATGTCCGTTTTGGTAAACTGCAAGGAACGTGCCCTGCTTCGAGCATTCGACGCCAGTGGCAAGGCAGAGGCTGGCACAGGAAATCCAAGTTTAGTCGAACTTCAACAGGCTGTAATACGATGTGTCATGAGGTTACCTGGAAACGATCAATGCTGCGACTGTTCATCGCAAAATG ATGCTACATGGCTCTCTACAAATTTTGGCATAATCGTATGCATAGAATGTAGTGGAATTCACCGGGACTTAGGAGTGCACATATCCAGAATACAGTCCTTAACGTTAGATAACGTTGGTACTGCTCAGTTACTTCTTGCACGGCACATGACCAATCAGGCGTTTAACGAAGTGATGGAGGCTACATTGCATCATAATCACAAGCCAACGCCAACTTCAACGAT GGAAGAAAGATACGAATTTATAAGAGCCAAGTATGTGGATAAGAGATACGTAATGAACACTTGCGCAGATGAACGAGATCTTCTTTCTGATTTGGAACACGCTGTTAATAATCGCGACCTGCAACAACTTTTACAAGTCTATGCTGAAAATGTGGATTTAGCAGCACCCTTGCCTACCTCG GATCTGGGCGAGACGGCTTTACATTTAGCGATTCTACGCGAAATGGGAAACAGTTTGCATATTATAGATTTCCTAGTGCAGAACATGTCGACGGGTGGTATAGATAGGACTACGATCGACGGAGAAACAGCGTTACATCTTTGTGCACGACACGACAGAGCAGAGGCAATGAAGCTGTTACTACGGGCAGGCGCTGATCCAACACACCGAAATAAACAGGATAAAACCCCGCTTGACATTGCTCAGGAAATGGGACACCACACATGTAAAGAACTG TTGAGTCATGCTCTACAAAGACAGAAAACATTGTTTGATAATGTTAACATCGATTGGAATCTTTCGCACGACGAAGGATCTACTGATCTTTCTGACGATGAAACGATAATAGAAGACAGG AATGGCTGTCTAACACCTGAAAAGAAGTCTCGCAGTAGGCCGCCTTCTTACGTaggtggtggtggtagtggtggtggtaCCGGATCGGGAGATTCACCAGTGACTTTACGTAGTCGAAGTAGCACTTGCGACAGCCTGCAAAGCGGTTCTTCCCCAAGTTCCTCGACGAATAGGCAACAAATGcccccaccaccaccacctcAATCGAGGAAACCTGTTGTTG TACCTGCTCCCATGGCTCCAGATATTTCGGTCAATATTCATGGATCACTGAAGAAGCGTGTAGCGCCGCCGCCACCACCGGCCGGAAGTACAGGTGGTATACCTTCCTCTCATTACGGTACACTACCTTCGTCCGCGTCTTTAGCAGCGTCAACGCATAGCCGTACAACGAGCGAACCGATCTTAGCTGGGCATTCTTTACATACTCTACCACATGCGTTAAATACATTAAACAGTCAGCATCATAAAAGATCGCCCAGTGGAGATTCTTCAACGGGACACGGTGCGTTTGAATATTCACGCAAACTCCTCTACGAACTGCCGTCTAGTTCGG GTGCGGACAAAGTAAACAGCTCGACGCTCCAGAGGCCGAGGAATCCTCCACCTCCAGCCCCATCCGGTATCAATTCGTCGAGATTGAGCAACGGACGTAGCAGCGAATCGTTAAGCTCTATGTGTTCGGATCATGGTTTGGGTAATCCCATTCCGCCTCCACGCAAG CGAAAGGACCGGGCCAGGCTAGAGAGCTACGCTGAGGAGCCTTCATCTTTGCTCCCAAATCTGAATCTG CCAACTTCGTCGACCCTAAGCGGTCTGCGACGCTGTCGAGCCTTGTACGACTGCGAAGCGGACAACGAGGACGAATTATCGTTCCGTGAAGGCGAGGTGATCATCGTGACGAATGAGCAAACCGACGACGACAACTGGATGGAAGGTGCCCTCGAAAGAGCGCCTGAAAGAAGGGGAATGTTCCCGATCAGTTTCGTGCACATGCTACAAGATTAA
- the LOC100647387 gene encoding arfGAP with SH3 domain, ANK repeat and PH domain-containing protein isoform X10, whose protein sequence is MPRSSVVRDENFNAMTFFATRVLKRCAIDFRFPVAGSMLRVLTLKDGRGMPTLDFDRDGLTKLKKAIKAIHNSGNAHVDNEVYLGRALERLGDAALKEQEPDIGAAFLKFAVVTKELSALMKTLMQNINNIVMFPLDSVLKGDLRGVKGDLKRPFEKAWKDYEAKYAKIEKEKKQHAKEAGLIRTEVTPAEIADEMEKERRLFQLQMCEYLIKVNEIKTKKGIELLQHLVEYYHAQTNYFQDGLKTIEHFGSYVADLSVKLQKIRQTQDEERRRLTELRNLLRSSGCDKELNVNANAGYSLHQLQGDKQHGVTRSGHLLKKSEGKMRRVWQKRRCAVQAEGYLDICHADENKPPTRVNLLTCQIKLVPDDKRGFDLISYNRTYHFQAEDEADQRAWMSVLVNCKERALLRAFDASGKAEAGTGNPSLVELQQAVIRCVMRLPGNDQCCDCSSQNDATWLSTNFGIIVCIECSGIHRDLGVHISRIQSLTLDNVGTAQLLLARHMTNQAFNEVMEATLHHNHKPTPTSTMEERYEFIRAKYVDKRYVMNTCADERDLLSDLEHAVNNRDLQQLLQVYAENVDLAAPLPTSDLGETALHLAILREMGNSLHIIDFLVQNMSTGGIDRTTIDGETALHLCARHDRAEAMKLLLRAGADPTHRNKQDKTPLDIAQEMGHHTCKELLSHALQRQKTLFDNVNIDWNLSHDEGSTDLSDDETIIEDRNGCLTPEKKSRSRPPSYVGGGGSGGGTGSGDSPVTLRSRSSTCDSLQSGSSPSSSTNRQQMPPPPPPQSRKPVVVPAPMAPDISVNIHGSLKKRVAPPPPPAGSTGADKVNSSTLQRPRNPPPPAPSGINSSRLSNGRSSESLSSMCSDHGLGNPIPPPRKRKDRARLESYAEEPSSLLPNLNLPTSSTLSGLRRCRALYDCEADNEDELSFREGEVIIVTNEQTDDDNWMEGALERAPERRGMFPISFVHMLQD, encoded by the exons ACGCTGGACTTCGACAGAGATGGTCTGACGAAGCTGAAGAAAGCGATCAAAGCCATCCATAACTCTGGAAACG CTCATGTCGATAACGAAGTGTACCTTGGAAGGGCTCTGGAAAGGCTCGGCGATGCAGCCTTGAAAGAACAGGAACCGGATATCGGTGCTGCTTTCTTAAAGTTCGCCGTCGTCACGAAGGAATTGAGCGCTCTCATGAAAACTCTG ATGCAGAACATCAACAACATCGTGATGTTTCCCCTGGACTCGGTGCTGAAGGGTGATCTGCGAGGCGTGAAAGGCGACTTGAAAAGGCCGTTCGAAAAGGCGTGGAAAGATTACGAGGCTAAATATGCGAAAATCGAGAAGGAAAAGAAGCAGCACGCGAAAGAGGCTGGCCTCATTCGAACGGAAGTGACGCCGGCCGAGATCGCCGACGAGATGGAGAAGGAGAGAAGATTGTTTCAATTGCAAATGTGCGAG TATCTTATAAAAGTGAACGAGATCAAAACGAAGAAAGGGATTGAACTGCTTCAGCATCTAGTCGAATATTATCATGCACAAACAAA TTACTTTCAAGACGGCCTAAAAACCATCGAACACTTTGGCTCGTACGTGGCGGACCTGAGCGTGAAATTGCAAAAGATCAGGCAGACGCAAGACGAGGAGAGAAGGCGACTAACAGAACTGAGGAATCTGCTTAGAAGTTCAGGTTGCGACAAAGAG TTAAATGTAAACGCAAATGCAGGATATTCGCTTCACCAGCTGCAAGGAGATAAGCAACACGGCGTTACCAGGTCCGGGCATCTTCTAAAGAAAAGCGAAGGAAAAATGAGGAGAGTTTGGCAAAAGAGACGTTGCGCGGTTCAAGCCGAAGGCTATCTAGATATCTGTCACGCGGACGAGAATAAACCACCAACGAGAGTGAATTTATTAACATGTCAAATCAAGCTAGTACCGGATGACAAACGGGGTTTCGATCTCATTAGTT ACAACAGGACGTATCACTTTCAAGCGGAAGATGAAGCAGACCAGAGAGCGTGGATGTCCGTTTTGGTAAACTGCAAGGAACGTGCCCTGCTTCGAGCATTCGACGCCAGTGGCAAGGCAGAGGCTGGCACAGGAAATCCAAGTTTAGTCGAACTTCAACAGGCTGTAATACGATGTGTCATGAGGTTACCTGGAAACGATCAATGCTGCGACTGTTCATCGCAAAATG ATGCTACATGGCTCTCTACAAATTTTGGCATAATCGTATGCATAGAATGTAGTGGAATTCACCGGGACTTAGGAGTGCACATATCCAGAATACAGTCCTTAACGTTAGATAACGTTGGTACTGCTCAGTTACTTCTTGCACGGCACATGACCAATCAGGCGTTTAACGAAGTGATGGAGGCTACATTGCATCATAATCACAAGCCAACGCCAACTTCAACGAT GGAAGAAAGATACGAATTTATAAGAGCCAAGTATGTGGATAAGAGATACGTAATGAACACTTGCGCAGATGAACGAGATCTTCTTTCTGATTTGGAACACGCTGTTAATAATCGCGACCTGCAACAACTTTTACAAGTCTATGCTGAAAATGTGGATTTAGCAGCACCCTTGCCTACCTCG GATCTGGGCGAGACGGCTTTACATTTAGCGATTCTACGCGAAATGGGAAACAGTTTGCATATTATAGATTTCCTAGTGCAGAACATGTCGACGGGTGGTATAGATAGGACTACGATCGACGGAGAAACAGCGTTACATCTTTGTGCACGACACGACAGAGCAGAGGCAATGAAGCTGTTACTACGGGCAGGCGCTGATCCAACACACCGAAATAAACAGGATAAAACCCCGCTTGACATTGCTCAGGAAATGGGACACCACACATGTAAAGAACTG TTGAGTCATGCTCTACAAAGACAGAAAACATTGTTTGATAATGTTAACATCGATTGGAATCTTTCGCACGACGAAGGATCTACTGATCTTTCTGACGATGAAACGATAATAGAAGACAGG AATGGCTGTCTAACACCTGAAAAGAAGTCTCGCAGTAGGCCGCCTTCTTACGTaggtggtggtggtagtggtggtggtaCCGGATCGGGAGATTCACCAGTGACTTTACGTAGTCGAAGTAGCACTTGCGACAGCCTGCAAAGCGGTTCTTCCCCAAGTTCCTCGACGAATAGGCAACAAATGcccccaccaccaccacctcAATCGAGGAAACCTGTTGTTG TACCTGCTCCCATGGCTCCAGATATTTCGGTCAATATTCATGGATCACTGAAGAAGCGTGTAGCGCCGCCGCCACCACCGGCCGGAAGTACAG GTGCGGACAAAGTAAACAGCTCGACGCTCCAGAGGCCGAGGAATCCTCCACCTCCAGCCCCATCCGGTATCAATTCGTCGAGATTGAGCAACGGACGTAGCAGCGAATCGTTAAGCTCTATGTGTTCGGATCATGGTTTGGGTAATCCCATTCCGCCTCCACGCAAG CGAAAGGACCGGGCCAGGCTAGAGAGCTACGCTGAGGAGCCTTCATCTTTGCTCCCAAATCTGAATCTG CCAACTTCGTCGACCCTAAGCGGTCTGCGACGCTGTCGAGCCTTGTACGACTGCGAAGCGGACAACGAGGACGAATTATCGTTCCGTGAAGGCGAGGTGATCATCGTGACGAATGAGCAAACCGACGACGACAACTGGATGGAAGGTGCCCTCGAAAGAGCGCCTGAAAGAAGGGGAATGTTCCCGATCAGTTTCGTGCACATGCTACAAGATTAA